In Ananas comosus cultivar F153 linkage group 7, ASM154086v1, whole genome shotgun sequence, the sequence GACCTACCAGCTTtgcaacttcaaaaaaaaaaaagaagaagaaaaacacaattaaagagaaattttcttttaattatggATGAGTAGTGATCATACAAAAAttttcacttaaaaaaaaaaaagaatagatggataatatattttaactgCAATTTAGattgttatattatatatgcatgaaGCCAAGGAAATTcgtgtacatatatacatacatatatacatctaAAAGTGCAACATATATTCATTTTTTaggctagctagctagtagatgCTTGGAAATAGAAAAGAGGGTTAGGAGATGATAACATGTACTAATAATGGCCATTAGTTAGTTCTTTGTGATTAAACTGTTCCAAAGATGCATTcaaatagcaaaaaataaagttaaaatatttatagctTTGGCATCAAGTAATTTAATTACCTTTTCTAGATACATAGATAATATATAGGTTGCTTGTTGCGCTTTTCTTATCTCAACTACTTGAGAAATTTCTTAAGCATTATTTCAACACTTACAACCACCCCAATTTGCGATGCATAAGCTTCCTAAATTATAAACAATGATTGCAATTTgagtttttattctttttcttctttttttgggtaAGAAGAATCCGTACACGGGTGTTCGTATTTCTCTCGCGAATTAGTTTAATACAAGTGAAGTTAATTAAATGTTATTTTTGGGCTCATTTTTAATGCAGGTTTGATGGTTTCTAGCGCGCTAAGAGTATATTCTGATGCTTTTTCTGTTAATTAATGTTGCATCACGCGCTAATTCTATAATAGAATGCTAATACCTTTTCAATCTAGATATTACTCTTGGATCATGGGAGGAATCTAATAATTGGATTAGGCGTCAATCACATATGAGATCTTTTTGGTCTTACTAAAACTTCAATGTAACTGCATTTTGACGAATCACTAATAAATTTTCCATTGCAACCTACCTATGATTTTCCATTGCCAGGTAACTAGAACATTCAACTTAGAGCTCCTGCttttaaacttaattagatGTTCGTTTCAGCTTCTCGTAGTAGAAAaggcttttgatttttttgtttttcttacaAATGCCTATGCATGTGTGTGCAAAACTTACTAGTAAGGTTCCACTATTACCATGATTCATAGCCATATGCCCTAGAATATTACTTCAACtcaaagagaaaaagagctAAGTTTGGAATGAGTTAATTTCCTTTCCTTCATTTCTAAATGTTGAGAGACACAACCATTCTTCTTGTATCTTtctaataactaattaattagttatttgaAAAATCATAACCCCATTATGTAATGTACATGTATACATATGATTTTGAAGCATATAAGTATTTGTTGCACGATTTTTAAATTCTCGATCACTACCAATCAGTATAATACTTATGAGACTAATTCTTGTTTGAATTATCTTTCACTAGTTGATACAATATGCAACTAAACTAAATcatttatcttttattaaatatataaatcttcaaattatatatatgagatgTACTACGTACACTTGGTCACTTTTGAGAATGGCACGTAATGAATGAGTAGGAAGGGAGATAGTTATGATGTCATTTTCTTTGATAAATCTTGAATTATTCTAGATATATTGTTGTGTTGTAGTTGATTTTCTATCTAGAAGtggacttaaattttaaatatttaaatactttttCCAAATTAAAACCAGCACAATTCATGCAGTATGCTctaaaataacatataaaaagcAAATTTTGAGACACATATGCCCCTCGAAGAAGATTAGCTATATACGCATGCgtgaaaaatcccaaaaaaaaaaaagttatacccttaatttttttctttttctcttgaactgtgaaaaatatatacatatatatatattagaagcTACGTAcattctctatatataaaaaagtatcTGTGTTAAATAGGAAAgccactttttttattttttcttttggtggGTGGAGAGATCGATATGGGAAATGATTTTGTATTAGAAAAtgttttcgatcttaaggtattcaaatcaacaatccacACCGTCAAATATAATTTAGGATAAataaagttcttaggaataaaattttatttattttttcaatatcgtttacttagtaaataaatcatgttaaaatgaacggtaaaaattgaacaatttttaaaatttgaggataggacttttgaattcaagataAAGGATGCTAACCTtcatctagatagtttaaaatattttctatcaaaatttgaataaatttggaTTCTTCTAAACCGTTAAACTATAAACTCGTCATaataaccattaaaaattgacaagtttgaaatgatttgatcataaagtaaactatgttgaaaaaatataaaattttatttctaaaaatttcaaatacccttagatcaattttaacagtgtggatcgttaatttgaacaccgtAAAATCGAAAACGAAACTGTAATACCGGAAGTCTGGTACGGTAGATAGTATATGAGCCTAACTAACTAATTATATATNGAGTTCTCTCGCCAAAAGCTtcccctttctttcttcttcgtgTTGCTTCTCGTCACCACtggtttgcttttcttttttacccttctctctctctctcactctctctctctcttattatagatttttttttaatagaaaaatactatattatattagtagggttactatactcttataagtatagaattaatccttcgtactcataagttgttttcaatgatagaacttctgaatcgacgatacACTTCATTAAATATGGTCTATAATagttaaaacttctaaaaaataaattttataatttttcacaaTCATAATAATGTCCATCAAACatgcataaaataaacggtcaaaatcgatcgacgtcctaaaaatggatgatcggattcttcaatttaagatcggagttattaatttttatctagatagtgaatagaatttttcattaaaaattcaTCAATTCCGATTTTTTTGTACCGTTAAACTAAAAAGTATTCCATACccgccattaaaaattatcaattttaagatcTTTGGATCGCAAAgtatatgatattaaaaattataaaatttgatttttagaaattttaaatactctagataatttttaacggtatGCATCAttgattcggaagttctatcattgaaaacgacatatgagtatgaaggcaatcgtactcataagagtatagtaggcgaactcatatatatacatatattataagcTCAATTTGTAACTAGTggaggtaattaattaattacacccACACTAGTAACTATAATAACGGTTCTTCAACGGCTACATGTAGCAAGACTAATTAAGACATATAGGTGTCAATAACTTTTTCACTCAAAACATCcattgaaataatataaatataatatatacatatatacatatggtcATAAATAGATTAGATGTTTTTAATATGTTTTGGTGAATAACtaattttaaccaaaaaaaagagggaaaaaaaagtaatCTTATCATGCTCAATTAGCCTTTTGTTTCCTCTTTTATTGATTTTAACTCCCCAACTGCCTCTACCCCAcacgacaacaacaacaacaataataataataataatcaatacAATAGACTTGTTCTCTCCCTTTGGTGTTATATATGCTCTCTcctttcttattatatatatatagacacagGTTCTTTGAGAAGCGCTTTCTTTGTATGTGCAAATTAATAGCAACTCCTCCAAAGCTCATCTAATGGAGGATTCAATGAGCTCTTATGTGAACAGTGCTCTCTACAGCAAAGAAGCCTCAGCAACATCCTCTGAGGAGAGTGGATGGACCATGTACATAGAGGATTTTTTGGCTtcagaggagaagaggagaggtgCTTTTGATCTCTCTTCATCAAGTGAGGCCTCCTCCATGGTCTCTGATGCTGCTTCATCTGCTGCAtggaagcagcagcagcagcagcagccgagcGCGAGCGTCGACGCAGCGGCGGCGGTCGGAAAGAGGCTGATCAggttgaagaagaagagggtgTGGGGGAACTTAGAAGAAGACCCTTTGGAGGACACTGCTAGCTCTCCTGTAAATAGCCCTAAGgtttcaataaaaattaaaatccttaccctttagtttttttttttttttttcttttcttttcctggtATTTATCTTTGTTTTGATTAAGTTTATGCCCTTATTAATTTGGTATTTATGGTGTTTTAGGTTCTTTGTTGatacttttttttggttttgtttgggGATTAACAGGTTAGTGGTTTGACCCACCCTGATTTGAACACAATGAAGAAGGATGAGAATAGGGAGATTTCCAAGGTGATATCATCTCATATCTTTTGATCTTTAATTTCTTGTTGGTTTATTGCTCCTATTTTTTGCCTACCGGTAagatttgaatatatatatatatatatatatatatatgggggtTTTTATGAGACAAATATTTTTCTCATATTTCTAACGTATTTGCTATTAGAgaacagtatttttaatattttataatatgtataattttattaattttcgcTCGCCATAATTTCAAGACAGAAAgttgaaacatatatataggaGAAAAAAACTAAATGAACCTAGAAATTTGGTCGAATTAAATTGAACTCAGAATCTCAAGTTTTGATACGATAAGACTTATTAGATCAGAATCTCAAGTTTTGATATGATAAGAAAATGACTTATTAGAGAGCATATATTACTTAATTTggtgtattatattatattcaatAGATTTTGCTTCATGTGTAACCAAACAAAAAagttctcctctctctctctctctctctctctctctctctattggtCTTGCAGGAGGTGGTGGCTGCAGGCTATGGAAATGATTCTGTACTTGGCAGGGAAGTTGTAAGTCAGTTGGGTCTTGTTGATAGGGCAAGTAATGATTGTACAGAATTAAAGAAGAGGGGACTATGTTTAGTTCCCATGTCCATGCTTGTAGATTATCTTGGGTAAATCTTcaactataattaattaatatatggaactttattctctctctctctctctctctattgtgTACATGTGCATGAGCATATATGGTGGTTTGGTGTAGGTTACACCTTTCTTTGTGCTCAAATGATAATTCCCCTCCCTTAAAGTATCATTAAAGCTagtgttagttgcataatatgTAATTCCCAACTTGATGTATACGCCttcttaattaatatcaaaGTGGAGGACATAAAGAGGGAAGGGTTGATTATTAATATCGAAAAGCCTACAATAGTgtttaatttaaaactatagaaacatataaaatttgacagttaaaactatatatatatatatccctattGCCGTGTAATACGATATCTTTAATACGATGGTTAAGATTTCACGGTTAAAGGTATTTCTATATTGTTTTCTATCAGATCAATTTAATGGACGCGTGACATGGTATCAAAGCCAGCTTTAAACCCCTCTATTCTTAGAGCTGGTCCAAATTAGTtcaatatcttttttctttttttttaaggttcAGGGATATATATTAACTTCTCTACCTATGGCCAAGCATGATTAAAAGGAAATGAGATATCTAAAGGTAAAGGAAATAAAGAATAGTTTTAGAGAGAGGTTGATTTAAATGAAATAGTTCTACTAGAACAATTCTACAATTTGGTCCATAATTAATCAGCAATAGGTCAAGATGATCTTGAAGAAAAGATTAATAATTAGTGTCCTTATATCTTCAAATCTTGAGGATTCACACCTGAACAAGTCTTTTCAATTGATTCGAGGTCATTTGTGCAAAATCAGCTTTAATTCTACTTGAGAAGTTAACATTTAATTAAGAGGCCGTTAattgcataatatatatacaatgcatAGGATCTAGTAGCTAGGCAATTCAATCCAGTTGTTGTAGATAATCCATAGGGGAATTAATTAGCACTAAGTAAACAATTCATTAGTGAGAATAAATCCCTTTTAGGAGAATACTTATTCAAGCTATATATATGTTACAATATCTTAAATCCCATGTCCATTAATTGTACTCTTCAAATTAAGAACTCTTCAA encodes:
- the LOC109712426 gene encoding uncharacterized protein LOC109712426, which translates into the protein MEDSMSSYVNSALYSKEASATSSEESGWTMYIEDFLASEEKRRGAFDLSSSSEASSMVSDAASSAAWKQQQQQQPSASVDAAAAVGKRLIRLKKKRVWGNLEEDPLEDTASSPVNSPKVSGLTHPDLNTMKKDENREISKEVVAAGYGNDSVLGREVVSQLGLVDRASNDCTELKKRGLCLVPMSMLVDYLG